Sequence from the Drosophila subpulchrella strain 33 F10 #4 breed RU33 chromosome 3R, RU_Dsub_v1.1 Primary Assembly, whole genome shotgun sequence genome:
AGTACAAACATTACCTTCGTGCGTAGGAGGCTTTCCGATCTTTGAATATTATGCTGGCGGTGACCTTTTCACGCATTCGATTGCGAGCAGTTTGATCAAAGGAGTTCCGGTAGATATAGCACTTCCAACGATGATAAATGGAACGCAGTTGACGGGAGGCATCTGCGAGGAAAACAGGCGCCGCTGGCCATTCTGTAGATAGTGGACTCAACGTATTGGGTGGCAGTCGAAGAGGAATAGTCAGCAGAAACTGTCTGATCTTCCATTGGCGGTAATAACGACCTATAACATCGATAGCCCATTTCACCTGACGTTTGTACTTCAGGGACCGATACTCTTCGCGGGCCTGAAGGTAAATCAATTTGTTATTAATCAGAAAATAGTTAACTCTTAACAAAAGAAGTAGAATAAATCATGCAATGCTTACAACACGATATAAGCTCCACAAATGTCTACGACCAGTGAAGGGAATGCCAAATCGGCACTCCTGAACatgcagaaaataaaagtaaataaggCTCATCAtgcaaattaataacttcCCCAGCAAAGTGCTTACCCGCCACGTGCGCCAGGCACTCGAGATGATCATCTGGCTGTGCCGCATGCGCTGGAATCGCTTTCTCGCATGGTACATACGGAACATCTTTTGGATAAGCACGGCCAGCTCGCTAATCCGCAGGCGGCGAAACTGCTCCAGCTCATATACGGTGCGCGGACTGCGCACGAACACATTTTTGGTGCCGATCGTAAACTCCGCCGAAGGCAGCGGCAGGTTGCGGATGATCAGGGCGATGCCCTCCACCTGACTACCGCCGTGGAAGTGGGGCCAAGTGAGGCTGTTGAGCAACTTGTAGCGGTGAAAGAACTTGACGTGCAGCAGGTGGTAGCAGTGGCCAGTGCGGCACAGGTGGACCAGCGGCATCAGCGACATGTAGCGGACCTGGTGCTGCACCAACGCCATATCGAACTGGTGCGGCTGCTTGCCCTCGTTGGGCTTGATGCAGAACACATAGTGGGAGCGGCGATGCTTTACGATGGCCAGCAGCGTCTGCAGTTGGGTGCGGATGTTCGAGCTAAGCGTGCTGGGCTTTTTGGTGACCTGCCGACGGGGGTTCCCCTCGGGGAATAGGCTCTGCACCAGCGACAGTTTGCTCTGGTAGAAGGCAGCGCTGATATACTTTGGCAGCATGTCCGAGTTCTTCTCAAGGAACCGATGTATTGAGTAGTTTACTACACTTGCGAAGTGACGAATCCTGCAAAGACATTGCATTTAGGGTGAGACTAAGATCAAGGTAAGAAACCTACTGAAAGGACATGGAGTTGCTGCCGGTGGTCATAAAGTTGGGATGCCCCGCACAACATTGCTGAACTCGCAAAAGTAAGGCTTCATTGCTGTTTAGATGGGATTCGTTAATCAAGCTCAGGATGCCATAGCTGGGCTTGTCTATTAGCTCGCAAATTGACTCGTTGTCGAAATAGTCAATCCGGGACCACTCCAATCCCTCGCGGATGTAGAGCTCTTGCTCTGAGCGCAGAATGTGGTAaacaaaattctaaaaaagaatcaatttaaataaaaagtgtTAAGATATAAGGGTTATTAATTGTAAACTTGCCTGATGGATCTTCTCCGCGCTGTAGTTAATAGCAAACTGCTCAAAGGAGTTATGCTCCAACACTTCGAATCCATAAAAATCTAACAATGCCAAGTTCTTTTCGCGCTGTGTTGATTTAAGAGACTCATTAATTTTGTTCACTAGCCATGTGAAAAGGCGACTGTAGAGAGTGCGACAAAGCGTGTTCCGGTTGATAGCTGCTTGCCTGGCATCCATTTCGCAACCCACATCCTCTTGGGCGCTGTTCGAACTATTCGCTCTGGTCAAACAGTTGATTAGAATTTGGGCTTCTATATTGAGAAGCTGTGCTGTCTCTTGAACCTCTGTAAATGTCATCTGATAATAATGGTGTCCTTGTTGAATCACTTGGAACTTACCATAAACATTAGACACCTGACAACCCTCGGTGCCATCAATGTTGGTGATAGGTACGAAAATAAAGTTACCCAACTTAAGCACCACTGCGATGACCCGAAAAATTGAGTTACTCTCTTCGCAGCTAAGGCCCAGTACATCCAACGATCGCTGGAATAAGTTGGCAATGTTTTAATGATAATATGAATAATATTTCAGGGAATATCAAACCTTGGTATAATGAAAATTCATGCGGTCCTCCTCCATGGCAGTTGTGTTCCGAAGCAGCTCGTACTTTTCCACATTCCGATACAGCTTGAGCGATTCTGCCCAGATACAAACATTTTAAGTACAATTTGAAAACGGTATTTGCTATGCTTTTCTTACTTAACAACTGGAGGTCAGCCCCTAATAGTAACTGGTAGAATATGTGAAAATTTCGCTCTCCTATGATAGTATCCGTTATACGGGTCTGTGAACAgaacaaaattttattaaaaatatataaaatttaagaaaatatacTAGGGCAAACCTTTTCCAACATATCTTAGGAGTAAGCAcgaattaaacaattttttaaaaattattttcaccTTTTTGATTAGTGTTTTACTTACAGTGGGTTATGTGCACTCCCATCGGGTCGCCCTTAAAGTCGATTTCAATATCAAATAATTTGCCCTAAAAAAAGAATTGaggaaaataaacaaatgtttttaagTACAGATTAATATCCAATGACCCTGCTAGAACTCATTTAAATGTGTATTACACTCACATATCGACTGGAGTTGTTATTCTTGAGGGTGCAGGCATTGCCCATAGCCTCCAGGAACACATCCGCACAGGTGACGCACTCGCGCATCCTTTGCGTGGGCGACTTGTGGCGCCTGTGCAGCGACGAGCTAGCCGAGGGCGTGGGCGAAACGGAGCTTGGCGGCGGGGGAGGCAGATCGCCCAGCACCTTGCTCAGCTTGTGTGCATCGTACAGCGATATACGTTGCGTGGACCCCATGAGGGAGCTGTGATCTCGTTCCCGCTCCGGCTGACTCTCTGACGAGTGTTGACGCGTCAGGTTAGAGCAGCTGACGCGATGCGGATGCGTCGGCTGGGCGGTGGCTAAGTTGGACAGACGACATGTGCTGCCTCGCAGCTCATCCCGCTCCTCCTTCTCCAGGCTCTGAGCACGGACGCACTTGCTGTGCCCGCACTGGCGACATCCGCCGTAGATGGAGGGCACAGCATATTTGGGCGAACCTTTGGCAGCCGAGGGCATGGCAGTGCAGGCGCTGACTTGGGTCTGCTGGTGCTTGAAGCACGACTTGGTCGGATGCAAGTGGTGGGCATGCGATTCGAGCAGGCTGCTGATGTTCTCGCTGCTCTTGTGGTGCGAGAAGTCAAAGTCGACGATCTTCTCGCGCATGTGGCGTCTACTCTGGCGCTCGATGCTTTCCGCCCGCGTCCGCGAACGCTGCGAGGGTCCTGGCGAAGGACTCTGTCGTCGTGAAATAGATGCTGGCGTGTTCTCCGCCCGGTTCTTGCatataataaagttggcagTGCCGGAACAGCTGCTGGAGGCGCGCCTGTGGGCGTGCGTCACCAGTCCGCTGGTCGAGCTGATTGAGGACTGCTTGCGCAGGACATTCGGAGTGGCGGGGCAGTGCGAGCGGTCCTGTATGTGGGTCAGAAAGTTGACGATCATTTTGAAGGTCTCCGTCTTGCCCGCTCCGCTCTCGCCGGTGAGGAGAATGCACTGGTCCTCGCTTTGATCCTTGAGCGACTGGTAGGCCAGATTGGTGAGGCCATAGCTGGGTGAATAACAAAAAGGAATATAAGAACTGGAGATTAAGTATTCCCGTAAGAAAATCTTACATGTGGGGAGGCAGCTGAAAGATGCCCTTGTCGCCATAGTTGCGGACATTGTCCAGAGAGTGCTCGGATATGTGATGATATGGGTTCAGAGCCACAACAGAAGTTCCAATGTAGGTCTGCAAAAGGGAATGTATGCATTGGAATGTGTACACTTCACAGGACTTGTAGGACTCACATATATGTGATCGCGCTTGTAGCGCTGATGGATGTTATTTATGAAACTATCCTCGGACAGGTTCTCCAGCAGCACCGAGTCCCATGTGCCGACTTCCTGCTCCATCGCGATTCCCAGCTCCAATTACAACAACATGCACATGCACGGCAGTAGAGACAACAACGGCAACGGCCAGAATCGAGCTCAGCATTTGCATTTGAATACATCAACTGCGAACGGGGCCAAAACGAGAACGGGAACGGTGGGAGGGGGTAGGGGGGTTGTTAATGGCTCCAACAATTGCATAATTTATCGCGGGCCTGCTTGCATCTGGGCGAATCCGTGTTTTGATTTTCTGATTCAATTATTGATTTTCATGTGGCTGGCGAGCAACAGCCTCGAACTCGTGTTCACGCAGATATATCCGGCGGATAAGGTCCGGCTCTCTATATCCGTGACTGCTGGACTCTCAACTGGCCTTCCAGGCCACCGTTTTCGCGAATTATTGCCTTTACTCGCCACGATTTGCACATGTTTACCTTTTCAGAAAATACATTTTGCATCCAGTGGGTACTAGTGGTGGCCCAGCCATCGATGACACAATCGATGAGGTCCCCTGGCCAGTTATCGATTTTTGTACCCTTGTGAAGAGTATCACGACTTCGTTATCAATTTCGAAAATTCTAATAAAGAGCTAATATGTGGTCTTTTTAATTGCCTTTtcaaaatgtaatatattaaACATGTTTGTAGTAtacctttattttttttatttttgaaattaataattaaataatttttgaatgGGTATTTGTAGCGTCGGTGTCTGATATAAACGATTTTGGGTTGTCTACAAAACTCCCACCTCTATTGTTCGctacaaaaatgtaaaaatgacCATGAACACAGACGAAAGAAACTTTAGATCCAGCTACTACGAGAAATGCCTGATTAACAGCGTCGAGGAGAAGAAGTCGCTAAACAAACTGCTACAGGATGACATCCGCAACCTGAACAAGTTGAAACAGTTCTGCATGAACTACACGGTGCCCAACATACATAGGAGCTATCTGTGGGCTCTGGTAATGGGCATTCTGCCGCTCCACAAGGCTTCCACGGCCTACATACGCGACCAGAGGCGCGAAATGTACGAGGATCTGCTGCGGGCCGTGACTGTGCTCCGGTGTGCCGAACAAAAGGATAAGGAGTTGGTCATGCACACCATGTGGCTCCTGGAGTCCAATCGACTGTGGCACGGCAACTCCAGTGCCAGTCTCCAGGCGGACGACATGCACTTCATCGAGATAGTGCGCACCCTGCTTCAGATATTCAACGACGACGTGGAGACCTACTGGATTGCCAAAGGATTCTACAAGTACACCCGCGAGCTGAAGAAGGAGTGCGTCAAGCTGAAGGAGCAGACGCAGATTATGCTCAAGCGGGAGGATCAGTCGTTGTGCAAGTGGGTTTCTATCTGACTGGACTGGTATCTTAACTGATTTGTCTGTATTTCCTTTAGCCATCTGGAGGAAATTGGCCTGTTTGATGGCAACTCAACGCTGCTGGACAACTGGTACATTACCTGCTTTGCCGGTGTCATCTGTGAGACCGTTTTGGTCAAGATCTGGGACAAAGTCTGTGGCGGCTCCCGCAAAATTGTTGTATTCCTGTTTGTCGAACTAGTCAAGGATATTAAGTCCCTGATACTCAAGCAGAAAACCCTGCCTGACTTCAAAAGACTGATAGAAACGGTAGGCGAATCAAAAATTGACTGATTAAACCCTTGGCTTATCATAAATCCTCTTCAGGTTAAGGATCTCGACGGCGTCATTGTGAACAAGGCCATTAAATCGTTGCAAAACAACAGCAGCGAGGTCGAGTACACGCACTAAGTAAatctataacatttttatattggACATGTAAATAGCGAAATCAACTAAATGTATTTGAAGACCACGTCCTTTCTGTCACCCACCGTCTGCAGTTCCAGTGTCACGGGGCACTGCATCCAGTAGGAGAGCAGCTCCTCCGTGTAGCCAATAAGGAAGTACATTTTGCGTGGGGTGATCGCCTGACGGATGAGGGCCGCAATCCTGATGGTGTTGTGCTGCCGCTTGATGATGATCTCGGAGCAGACGAGGGCGTGCCAGGTGCCGGTGACGAACTTGCGGATAAACACATCTTCGATGGCAGTCTGCGACGGACGCAGGGCATCCTTCAACGTGGCTAAAAAAAGGGCGCCATGAATATGAATCCTTAATAAATTGTCTCTCCCAACTTACATGTGTTCCACGAGTTCCACGACTTGCGGTGGCCAATGAAATGCGGAGGATTGGCCATCTCGTAGGTGAGCGGCCTGTTTCGCTTTGTGGTTATGCGGTATCGCCCGGATTGCACGCGACAGCACACGGAGCTGGTGTGGATGCTCGACCGGCTGATTTGCTGCACCTCGGCCGCCACCTGGGGCACCAGCTGCAGGGGGAGTGGGGTGTTTACGATTTAAACGTTtacttattatttattatttaactcACCTTTTTCAGAAAGTTCATTTTTCCGGCAGGCAGAAACAATTTGCGTCCAGCAACAGCTGATGGCGTGACGTAACGGCTTGCTAGAGGTGGACAAGTGTTAGGGAGTATATTCGAttgtttctgattttaaatttataaacatttttgttattatttttaagttcaaaatattgtaataaaatgtaagtttagttatagtttctaaTTGTTCTTAGAGTGTTTGAGTATTCGAAAAATCtacttaataaattaaaatttttttatatttattatagtatttaaaaaatatattgcttttatattttaaaatttactaAACGTATTTAACTTCTAATTCAAATTTCGCGCTTGCCAGCCGGAAAGATCTCGATAActtatcgattttattttaatcctGAAGCAAATAAGTGCTGGCAAATCTAGTTTGCAAAATATAGCTATATCAAGTGTAATAATAGCTAGATATTTCTAATAAATAACGACATGTATCTCATTTTTTTGGATAGATGCCAAGCAAAATTTAACTGAACAttaattttttggttttaagtaataggaaattttataaaagCTTAGTTCTTCTAGCACTCTCTGAAAATAGCCGGGCCTGGCTAAAAAATAGCTTAATCGACAACACTGGAGCGCTGAGCCTGCGCGCTTGGAAAATGGCTTAAACGCATATCGAACAAAGATCGAGGATCTCAGATCGAAAGGAACTACCTGTTGGAGTGACCTTGCACCAGGACTCTTCCAGAAGCGATCCCGAGGAAGGCCTCTTCCTGGAACTCCTGTACTGAATTCCCTTACAACCGAGGACTTAGGTGGATACATTTAAATCCATGACGCTGAACGAGAGCGACGCCACTCGCCTGGAGTTGACGCGCAACTTCCTGGAGCTGTCCCGCAATCCGGAAACATGCACCGCTCTGCGCAGCTCCGACTGCATCCAGCTGCTGGTGCAGATCCTGCACGCCAACGACGAAGGCCTCTCCACGGCGAGGAAGTACGCCAGCCAGGCGCTGCACAATATTGTGCACAATCATCCGGAGG
This genomic interval carries:
- the LOC119563442 gene encoding unconventional myosin-Ib isoform X1, with protein sequence MEQEVGTWDSVLLENLSEDSFINNIHQRYKRDHIYTYIGTSVVALNPYHHISEHSLDNVRNYGDKGIFQLPPHIYGLTNLAYQSLKDQSEDQCILLTGESGAGKTETFKMIVNFLTHIQDRSHCPATPNVLRKQSSISSTSGLVTHAHRRASSSCSGTANFIICKNRAENTPASISRRQSPSPGPSQRSRTRAESIERQSRRHMREKIVDFDFSHHKSSENISSLLESHAHHLHPTKSCFKHQQTQVSACTAMPSAAKGSPKYAVPSIYGGCRQCGHSKCVRAQSLEKEERDELRGSTCRLSNLATAQPTHPHRVSCSNLTRQHSSESQPERERDHSSLMGSTQRISLYDAHKLSKVLGDLPPPPPSSVSPTPSASSSLHRRHKSPTQRMRECVTCADVFLEAMGNACTLKNNNSSRYGKLFDIEIDFKGDPMGVHITHYMLEKTRITDTIIGERNFHIFYQLLLGADLQLLKSLKLYRNVEKYELLRNTTAMEEDRMNFHYTKRSLDVLGLSCEESNSIFRVIAVVLKLGNFIFVPITNIDGTEGCQVSNVYEVQETAQLLNIEAQILINCLTRANSSNSAQEDVGCEMDARQAAINRNTLCRTLYSRLFTWLVNKINESLKSTQREKNLALLDFYGFEVLEHNSFEQFAINYSAEKIHQNFVYHILRSEQELYIREGLEWSRIDYFDNESICELIDKPSYGILSLINESHLNSNEALLLRVQQCCAGHPNFMTTGSNSMSFQIRHFASVVNYSIHRFLEKNSDMLPKYISAAFYQSKLSLVQSLFPEGNPRRQVTKKPSTLSSNIRTQLQTLLAIVKHRRSHYVFCIKPNEGKQPHQFDMALVQHQVRYMSLMPLVHLCRTGHCYHLLHVKFFHRYKLLNSLTWPHFHGGSQVEGIALIIRNLPLPSAEFTIGTKNVFVRSPRTVYELEQFRRLRISELAVLIQKMFRMYHARKRFQRMRHSQMIISSAWRTWRECRFGIPFTGRRHLWSLYRVAREEYRSLKYKRQVKWAIDVIGRYYRQWKIRQFLLTIPLRLPPNTLSPLSTEWPAAPVFLADASRQLRSIYHRWKCYIYRNSFDQTARNRMREKVTASIIFKDRKASYARSVGHPFVGDYVRLRHNQQWKKICAETNDQYVVFADIINKIARSSGKFVPILLVLSTSSLLLLDQRTLQIKYRVPASEIYRMSLSPYLDDIAVFHVKASEFGRKKGDFVFQTGHVIEIVTKMFLVIQNATGKPPEIHISTEFEANFGQQTVIFSFKYGGMSDLAQGPPKVTRKANRMEIIV
- the LOC119563442 gene encoding unconventional myosin-Ia isoform X2, with translation MEQEVGTWDSVLLENLSEDSFINNIHQRYKRDHIYTYIGTSVVALNPYHHISEHSLDNVRNYGDKGIFQLPPHIYGLTNLAYQSLKDQSEDQCILLTGESGAGKTETFKMIVNFLTHIQDRSHCPATPNVLRKQSSISSTSGLVTHAHRRASSSCSGTANFIICKNRAENTPASISRRQSPSPGPSQRSRTRAESIERQSRRHMREKIVDFDFSHHKSSENISSLLESHAHHLHPTKSCFKHQQTQVSACTAMPSAAKGSPKYAVPSIYGGCRQCGHSKCVRAQSLEKEERDELRGSTCRLSNLATAQPTHPHRVSCSNLTRQHSSESQPERERDHSSLMGSTQRISLYDAHKLSKVLGDLPPPPPSSVSPTPSASSSLHRRHKSPTQRMRECVTCADVFLEAMGNACTLKNNNSSRYGKLFDIEIDFKGDPMGVHITHYMLEKTRITDTIIGERNFHIFYQLLLGADLQLLKSLKLYRNVEKYELLRNTTAMEEDRMNFHYTKRSLDVLGLSCEESNSIFRVIAVVLKLGNFIFVPITNIDGTEGCQVSNVYEVQETAQLLNIEAQILINCLTRANSSNSAQEDVGCEMDARQAAINRNTLCRTLYSRLFTWLVNKINESLKSTQREKNLALLDFYGFEVLEHNSFEQFAINYSAEKIHQNFVYHILRSEQELYIREGLEWSRIDYFDNESICELIDKPSYGILSLINESHLNSNEALLLRVQQCCAGHPNFMTTGSNSMSFQIRHFASVVNYSIHRFLEKNSDMLPKYISAAFYQSKLSLVQSLFPEGNPRRQVTKKPSTLSSNIRTQLQTLLAIVKHRRSHYVFCIKPNEGKQPHQFDMALVQHQVRYMSLMPLVHLCRTGHCYHLLHVKFFHRYKLLNSLTWPHFHGGSQVEGIALIIRNLPLPSAEFTIGTKNVFVRSPRTVYELEQFRRLRISELAVLIQKMFRMYHARKRFQRMRHSQMIISSAWRTWRAREEYRSLKYKRQVKWAIDVIGRYYRQWKIRQFLLTIPLRLPPNTLSPLSTEWPAAPVFLADASRQLRSIYHRWKCYIYRNSFDQTARNRMREKVTASIIFKDRKASYARSVGHPFVGDYVRLRHNQQWKKICAETNDQYVVFADIINKIARSSGKFVPILLVLSTSSLLLLDQRTLQIKYRVPASEIYRMSLSPYLDDIAVFHVKASEFGRKKGDFVFQTGHVIEIVTKMFLVIQNATGKPPEIHISTEFEANFGQQTVIFSFKYGGMSDLAQGPPKVTRKANRMEIIV
- the LOC119563378 gene encoding TBC1 domain family member 7, whose protein sequence is MTMNTDERNFRSSYYEKCLINSVEEKKSLNKLLQDDIRNLNKLKQFCMNYTVPNIHRSYLWALVMGILPLHKASTAYIRDQRREMYEDLLRAVTVLRCAEQKDKELVMHTMWLLESNRLWHGNSSASLQADDMHFIEIVRTLLQIFNDDVETYWIAKGFYKYTRELKKECVKLKEQTQIMLKREDQSLCNHLEEIGLFDGNSTLLDNWYITCFAGVICETVLVKIWDKVCGGSRKIVVFLFVELVKDIKSLILKQKTLPDFKRLIETVKDLDGVIVNKAIKSLQNNSSEVEYTH
- the LOC119563379 gene encoding 28S ribosomal protein S24, mitochondrial — protein: MNFLKKLVPQVAAEVQQISRSSIHTSSVCCRVQSGRYRITTKRNRPLTYEMANPPHFIGHRKSWNSWNTSTLKDALRPSQTAIEDVFIRKFVTGTWHALVCSEIIIKRQHNTIRIAALIRQAITPRKMYFLIGYTEELLSYWMQCPVTLELQTVGDRKDVVFKYI